In Cupriavidus taiwanensis, the following proteins share a genomic window:
- a CDS encoding translocation/assembly module TamB domain-containing protein yields the protein MNVHDLPSVPGGGDAAPPSGPAPRKRRRLWRALGWLAGILLLLVVVLAAAGVAALRTETGTRHLWTLATRLSAGMLGGRLEGGTVAHGLRLRDVVFVSGQTRVTVDRVDGSWKLSWQPRRLHVQWLRIGKAEVRLGPSEPSTEPMRKPASLELPLAVDVDALTLERLALVQGPAPTAEPMVFGNLSGALHSDGQRHRVSVDKLETPYGKLAANAQLGAAAPFALSAEALLESSWQDEAFAVNATANGNLDALRAEVQASGERIRLRAGADLTPFGKVPFTHLLVDGDRINPRLFSPSAPHANLTVHAELRPVDGVAAGSNAAGASAPAASAPSPASAASAPAAAPAPAPAPAPLAVAGEIEIRNLEAGPLDRERLPVQSVRARVELSEAAQTVSDLRVALPGKAEIAGSGSLRGGRGGFDLDVRRLDPAALHGSLTSASLSGPVVVRLEPGRQSVALDLSGGQLKLFADASMDAETVTLAALRAVVGTGLLTAEGKLGLKDKQPYSFKGKLSAFDPSRLAKVAAGRINADFTATGELAPQLGVALDFAVHESEYAGLPMTGGGKLRLAGERLLPSEAALSMAGNQASLRGSFGARGDALKLAVDAPQLERLKFGVAGQLKLDATITGTLKKPEVVADYNAQTLEVGPHKVASASGRAEIRGGLDGPLSVQLAARGYRGPHASLATLDATLNGTQANHGFDVKAAGSMNQRPLQLALAGQGAWRGKDGWNGTIRTLEERGTVNLRLAAPTQLLVADQRVRLGATRLLLDRATLAIDSLDWDHGRIRSAGSLDGLQVARVLELMETITGERPPVRSDLVIDGRWNLALAETATGFAEVRRRSGDLSVNAGRGFTTLGLGETSLRADAGGNRIALRGGMVSGRIGKVVVDASAGLVQEQGLQTVGPASTLGGTVTVDVPRLKSLEALTGPQYAFDGRLAAAMRLAGTVAAPLLTGTINGDDLAVTLYDQGLRLTDGTVRVVLDQNTVELRQVEFHGGEGKLTATGNIKLGEADPNLTGRIVADKLQLFASPERTLVVSGDASIANENKQVVIRGKFRVDRGLFDLPKAGAPVLGDDVVVIRRKDQRAVKTAATPVPESKPASRFSPVIDLSVDLGNNFRFRGAGADLLLAGQMGVKSEPLAPIKATGTVRVTDGTYEAFGRKLDIERGIINFNGPIDNPNMNIRAMRRNQEVEAGVEVTGTVRLPRVRLVSEPNVPDEDKLSWLMFGYGAESAGAGQQRQLSGSALGGAALGLIGGKAGKGIVSHFGIDEFSIGPSTAGLNDQQVVSMGKAITDRMSVGYEQSLTSASNVVKLSWQFSRRWSLIAKGGSINGLSVLFNRRFDTWANLFSGAPNRGTRRSQQDESQPLDPQGAAQAASAVIAEPVRR from the coding sequence ATGAACGTGCACGACCTGCCTTCCGTGCCCGGCGGCGGCGACGCCGCGCCGCCATCCGGTCCGGCACCGCGCAAGCGCCGGCGGCTGTGGCGCGCGCTGGGCTGGCTGGCCGGCATCCTGCTGTTGCTGGTGGTGGTGCTGGCGGCCGCCGGCGTGGCGGCGCTGCGCACCGAAACCGGCACGCGCCACCTGTGGACGCTGGCCACGCGGCTGTCGGCCGGCATGCTCGGCGGCCGCCTGGAAGGCGGCACCGTGGCGCACGGCCTGCGCCTGCGCGACGTGGTGTTCGTGAGCGGCCAGACGCGCGTGACGGTCGACCGCGTCGACGGCAGCTGGAAGCTGAGCTGGCAGCCGCGGCGGCTGCATGTGCAGTGGCTTCGCATCGGCAAGGCCGAAGTGCGGCTCGGGCCGTCCGAGCCCAGCACGGAGCCGATGCGCAAACCCGCTTCGCTCGAACTGCCGCTGGCCGTCGATGTCGATGCGCTGACGCTCGAGCGCCTGGCGCTGGTGCAGGGCCCGGCGCCCACCGCCGAGCCGATGGTGTTCGGCAACCTGTCAGGCGCGCTGCACAGCGACGGCCAGCGCCACCGCGTCAGCGTCGACAAGCTGGAAACGCCCTACGGCAAGCTCGCCGCCAACGCGCAGCTGGGCGCCGCCGCGCCGTTCGCGCTCAGCGCCGAAGCCTTGCTGGAAAGCAGCTGGCAAGACGAGGCCTTTGCCGTCAATGCCACCGCCAACGGCAACCTCGACGCCTTGCGCGCCGAGGTGCAGGCCAGCGGCGAGCGCATCCGGCTGCGTGCCGGCGCCGACCTGACGCCCTTCGGCAAGGTGCCGTTCACGCACCTGCTGGTCGACGGCGACCGCATCAACCCGCGCCTGTTCAGCCCGTCGGCGCCGCACGCCAACCTGACCGTGCATGCCGAGCTGCGGCCGGTGGATGGCGTGGCGGCCGGCAGCAACGCGGCGGGGGCTTCGGCGCCTGCGGCCTCCGCGCCATCGCCGGCATCGGCGGCCTCTGCCCCCGCGGCCGCGCCCGCGCCCGCGCCCGCGCCGGCGCCGCTGGCGGTCGCCGGCGAGATCGAGATCCGCAACCTGGAGGCCGGCCCGCTCGACCGCGAGCGGCTGCCGGTGCAGTCGGTGCGCGCCCGGGTCGAACTGAGCGAGGCGGCGCAGACGGTGTCGGACCTGCGCGTGGCGCTGCCCGGCAAGGCCGAGATCGCCGGCAGCGGCTCGCTGCGCGGCGGCCGCGGCGGCTTCGACCTGGACGTGCGCCGGCTGGACCCGGCGGCGCTGCATGGCTCGCTGACCAGCGCCAGCCTGTCAGGCCCGGTGGTGGTCCGCCTCGAGCCGGGCCGCCAGAGCGTGGCGCTGGACCTGTCCGGCGGCCAGCTCAAGCTATTTGCCGACGCCAGCATGGACGCCGAGACCGTGACCCTGGCCGCGCTGCGCGCCGTGGTCGGCACCGGCCTGCTGACCGCCGAGGGCAAGCTGGGGCTGAAGGACAAGCAGCCGTACAGCTTCAAGGGCAAGCTGTCGGCGTTCGATCCGTCGCGCCTGGCCAAGGTGGCCGCGGGCCGGATCAATGCGGATTTCACTGCGACCGGCGAGCTCGCGCCGCAACTGGGCGTGGCGCTGGACTTCGCCGTGCATGAAAGCGAATACGCGGGCCTGCCGATGACCGGCGGCGGCAAGCTGCGCCTGGCGGGCGAGCGGCTGTTGCCGAGCGAGGCCGCGCTCAGCATGGCCGGCAACCAGGCCAGCCTGCGCGGCAGCTTCGGCGCGCGCGGCGATGCGCTGAAACTGGCGGTCGATGCGCCGCAACTGGAGCGCCTGAAGTTCGGCGTGGCCGGCCAGCTCAAGCTCGACGCCACCATCACCGGCACGCTGAAGAAGCCCGAGGTGGTGGCCGACTACAACGCGCAAACGCTGGAAGTGGGCCCGCACAAGGTGGCCAGCGCCAGCGGCCGCGCCGAGATCCGCGGCGGGCTGGACGGCCCGCTGTCGGTGCAGCTGGCGGCGCGCGGCTACCGCGGCCCGCACGCCAGCCTCGCCACGCTCGACGCCACCCTCAACGGCACCCAGGCCAACCACGGCTTCGACGTCAAGGCGGCCGGCAGTATGAACCAGCGGCCCCTGCAGCTGGCGCTGGCGGGTCAGGGCGCGTGGCGGGGCAAGGACGGCTGGAACGGCACCATCCGCACGCTGGAAGAGCGCGGCACCGTCAACCTGCGCCTGGCCGCCCCGACGCAGCTGCTGGTGGCCGACCAGCGCGTGCGCCTGGGCGCGACACGCCTGCTGCTGGACCGCGCCACGCTGGCGATCGACAGCCTGGACTGGGATCACGGCCGCATCCGCAGCGCCGGCAGCCTCGACGGCCTGCAGGTGGCGCGCGTGCTGGAGCTGATGGAAACCATCACCGGCGAGCGCCCGCCGGTGCGTTCCGACCTGGTCATCGACGGCCGCTGGAACCTGGCGCTGGCCGAGACCGCCACCGGCTTTGCGGAAGTGCGCCGGCGCAGCGGCGACCTGTCGGTCAACGCGGGCCGGGGCTTCACCACGCTCGGCCTGGGCGAGACCAGCCTGCGCGCCGACGCCGGCGGCAACCGCATCGCGCTGCGCGGCGGCATGGTGTCGGGGCGCATCGGCAAGGTGGTGGTCGATGCCTCGGCCGGGCTGGTGCAGGAGCAGGGGCTGCAGACCGTGGGCCCGGCCTCGACGCTGGGCGGAACCGTCACCGTCGACGTGCCGCGGCTGAAGTCGCTGGAAGCGCTGACCGGCCCGCAGTACGCCTTCGACGGCCGCCTGGCCGCGGCGATGCGGCTGGCCGGCACGGTGGCGGCGCCGCTGCTGACCGGCACCATCAATGGCGACGACCTCGCGGTCACGCTGTACGACCAGGGGTTGCGCCTGACCGACGGCACCGTGCGCGTGGTGCTGGACCAGAACACGGTCGAGCTCAGGCAGGTGGAGTTCCATGGCGGCGAGGGCAAGCTCACCGCCACCGGCAATATCAAGCTGGGCGAGGCCGATCCCAACCTGACCGGCCGCATCGTCGCCGACAAGCTGCAGCTGTTCGCCAGCCCGGAACGCACCCTCGTGGTGTCGGGCGATGCCAGCATCGCCAACGAGAACAAGCAGGTGGTGATCCGCGGCAAGTTCCGCGTCGACCGGGGGCTGTTCGACCTGCCCAAGGCCGGCGCGCCGGTGCTGGGCGACGATGTCGTGGTGATCCGGCGCAAGGACCAGCGCGCGGTCAAGACCGCGGCCACGCCGGTGCCGGAAAGCAAGCCCGCCAGCCGCTTCAGCCCGGTGATCGACCTGAGCGTCGACCTGGGCAACAACTTCCGCTTCCGCGGTGCCGGCGCCGACCTGCTGCTGGCCGGGCAGATGGGCGTGAAGAGCGAACCGCTGGCACCGATCAAGGCCACCGGCACGGTGCGCGTCACCGACGGCACCTACGAGGCCTTCGGGCGCAAGCTGGACATCGAACGCGGCATCATCAATTTCAACGGCCCGATCGACAACCCGAACATGAACATCCGCGCCATGCGCCGCAACCAGGAGGTCGAGGCCGGCGTCGAAGTCACCGGCACGGTGCGACTGCCGCGCGTGCGGCTGGTGTCGGAGCCCAACGTGCCCGACGAGGACAAGCTGTCGTGGCTGATGTTTGGCTACGGCGCGGAAAGCGCGGGCGCCGGCCAGCAGCGCCAGCTGAGCGGCTCGGCACTGGGCGGCGCCGCGCTGGGGCTGATCGGCGGCAAGGCCGGCAAGGGCATCGTCTCGCATTTCGGCATCGACGAATTCTCGATCGGGCCCAGCACCGCGGGCCTGAACGACCAGCAGGTGGTCAGCATGGGCAAGGCCATCACCGACCGCATGTCGGTCGGCTACGAGCAGAGCCTGACCTCGGCCTCGAACGTGGTGAAGCTGAGCTGGCAGTTTTCGCGGCGCTGGTCGCTGATTGCCAAGGGCGGTTCCATCAACGGTTTGTCGGTCTTGTTCAACCGCCGCTTCGATACCTGGGCCAACCTGTTCAGCGGGGCCCCGAATCGCGGCACCAGGAGGAGCCAGCAGGATGAAAGCCAGCCACTCGACCCCCAGGGCGCCGCACAGGCGGCCTCGGCCGTCATCGCCGAGCCGGTGCGCCGATGA
- a CDS encoding autotransporter assembly complex protein TamA, translated as MPQDTANTADSAGRAARSLAARAPGVLAALVLALAAGAVQAAYKVEVEAPKPIREMLEEHLDLARYKDRTDLSQDQFDYMVETVGEQVRAFTSTEGYFDPTTTTRVEGEGDQRVVHVMVDPGARTLIRNVDLQVTGPAATQSPEQVAEMKAKWGLPAGEPFRQDDWDKAKEDALVTLQSHTYYGARLAASQARVEPDELRADLSAHYVSGPAYRLGPLKVTGTRRYPEQIIVNVNPLNEGEPYRVERLLELQRAIQNQPYFSNVQVDLEPPPDAEQAPDGVVTAPVSVRVREYPVHRLNSGVGFTTDTGAQVEGRYSYYNLFNRAWTFDSQARIEQKRSYLFAEAAMPPSRGAYRNSVYSSYERTIDIENTDTTSLRAGLKRSRSREKYDVTTSLDFYYDKLLPVGQASQISKALVPAFAWTRRDVDNPVFPRRGNVINTQIGVAAKNLLSDATFLRLYGRIRQYVPVGKRDLVVARLELGADLTGDSASQIPATLRFRAGGTDSIRGYSYQSIGTPSGASILPAKYLATGSLEYQYWFKPDWGVAVFWDAGTAANDLRGVTIYNGVGVGVRWRTPVGPLQLDVGYGIQEQQFRPHISLGVAF; from the coding sequence ATGCCGCAAGACACCGCTAACACCGCTGACTCGGCTGGCCGTGCCGCCAGGAGCCTGGCCGCGCGCGCACCGGGCGTGCTCGCGGCGCTGGTGCTGGCACTTGCCGCGGGTGCGGTCCAGGCCGCCTACAAGGTCGAGGTCGAAGCGCCCAAGCCGATCCGCGAGATGCTCGAGGAGCACCTCGACCTGGCCCGCTACAAGGATCGCACCGACCTGTCGCAAGACCAGTTCGACTACATGGTCGAGACCGTCGGCGAGCAGGTGCGGGCCTTCACCTCCACCGAAGGCTATTTCGATCCCACCACCACCACCCGCGTCGAGGGCGAGGGCGACCAGCGCGTGGTGCATGTGATGGTCGACCCCGGCGCGCGCACGCTGATCCGCAACGTCGACCTGCAGGTGACCGGCCCGGCGGCGACCCAGTCGCCCGAACAGGTGGCGGAGATGAAGGCCAAGTGGGGCCTGCCCGCGGGCGAGCCGTTTCGCCAGGACGACTGGGACAAGGCCAAGGAAGACGCGCTGGTGACGCTGCAGAGCCATACCTACTACGGCGCGCGGCTGGCCGCGTCGCAGGCGCGGGTCGAGCCGGACGAGCTGCGCGCGGACCTGTCGGCGCACTACGTCAGCGGCCCGGCCTACCGCCTGGGCCCGCTCAAGGTCACGGGCACGCGCCGCTACCCGGAACAGATCATCGTCAACGTCAACCCGCTCAACGAGGGCGAGCCGTACCGGGTCGAGCGGCTGCTGGAGCTGCAGCGCGCGATCCAGAACCAGCCGTATTTCTCCAACGTGCAGGTCGACCTGGAGCCGCCGCCGGATGCCGAGCAGGCGCCGGACGGGGTGGTCACCGCGCCAGTGTCGGTGCGCGTGCGCGAATATCCGGTGCACCGGCTCAACAGCGGCGTCGGCTTTACCACCGATACCGGGGCCCAGGTCGAAGGGCGCTATTCCTACTACAACCTGTTCAACCGCGCCTGGACCTTCGATTCGCAGGCGCGCATCGAACAGAAGCGCTCCTACCTGTTCGCCGAGGCGGCGATGCCGCCGTCGCGCGGTGCCTACCGAAACAGCGTCTACAGCAGCTACGAGCGCACCATCGACATCGAGAACACCGACACCACCAGCCTGCGCGCGGGCCTGAAGCGCTCGCGCTCGCGCGAGAAGTACGACGTGACCACGTCGCTGGATTTCTACTACGACAAGCTGCTGCCGGTGGGCCAGGCCAGCCAGATCAGCAAGGCGCTGGTGCCGGCCTTTGCATGGACCCGGCGCGATGTCGACAACCCGGTATTTCCGCGCCGCGGCAACGTGATCAACACCCAGATCGGGGTGGCCGCCAAGAACCTGCTCAGCGATGCCACCTTCCTGCGGCTGTACGGCCGGATCCGCCAGTACGTGCCGGTGGGCAAGCGCGACCTGGTGGTGGCGCGGCTGGAGCTGGGCGCCGACCTGACCGGCGACAGCGCCAGCCAGATCCCGGCGACGCTGCGCTTCCGCGCCGGCGGCACCGACTCGATCCGCGGCTACAGCTACCAGTCGATCGGCACGCCCAGCGGCGCCAGCATCCTGCCGGCCAAGTACCTGGCCACCGGCAGCCTGGAGTACCAGTACTGGTTCAAGCCGGACTGGGGCGTGGCCGTGTTCTGGGATGCCGGCACCGCCGCCAACGACCTGCGCGGCGTGACCATCTACAACGGCGTGGGCGTCGGCGTGCGCTGGCGCACGCCGGTGGGCCCGCTGCAGCTGGACGTTGGCTATGGCATCCAGGAGCAGCAGTTCCGGCCGCATATCTCGCTGGGGGTGGCGTTCTGA
- a CDS encoding DUF3460 family protein gives MALYESDITQFLKQLKQERPTLEAEQRDGRALLWDKAPIDLEERARAQASRVAQKPYVYSQDN, from the coding sequence ATGGCCCTCTACGAATCCGATATCACCCAGTTCCTGAAGCAGCTCAAGCAAGAGCGCCCGACGCTGGAGGCCGAGCAGCGCGACGGCCGCGCCCTGCTGTGGGACAAGGCACCGATCGACCTCGAAGAGCGCGCCCGCGCCCAGGCTTCGCGCGTGGCGCAGAAGCCCTACGTCTACTCGCAGGACAACTGA
- a CDS encoding segregation and condensation protein A: MSAADQDKLPLPVELPAVAPAAAAGPAGPADMVDGMAFARLYGEPLFKLPQDLYIPPDALEIFLEAFEGPLDLLLYLIRKQNFNVLDIPMSQVTRQYLSYIEQIRKTNLELAAEYLLMAAMLIEIKSRMLLPVKKADSDEEAEDPRAELVRRLLEYEQMKLAAQRLDTVPQLGRDFLRSQVYIEQSLAPRFPDVETVDLQAAWADVLKRAKLNQHHKISREELSVREHMSQILRRLQHARFMEFSELFEDAVRSGKGVPVVVVNFIAMLELSREALVEITQAEPFAPIYVRLAYSPS; this comes from the coding sequence ATGAGCGCAGCCGACCAGGACAAGCTGCCGCTGCCCGTGGAGCTGCCCGCCGTGGCGCCCGCTGCCGCCGCCGGCCCGGCCGGCCCCGCCGACATGGTCGACGGGATGGCGTTCGCGCGCCTGTACGGCGAGCCGCTGTTCAAGCTGCCGCAGGACCTCTACATCCCGCCGGACGCGCTCGAGATCTTCCTTGAAGCCTTCGAAGGCCCGCTGGACCTGCTGCTGTACCTGATCCGCAAGCAGAACTTCAATGTCCTCGACATCCCGATGTCGCAGGTCACGCGGCAGTACCTGTCGTATATCGAGCAGATCCGCAAGACCAACCTTGAGCTGGCGGCGGAATACCTGCTGATGGCGGCGATGCTGATCGAGATCAAGTCGCGCATGCTGCTGCCGGTCAAGAAGGCCGACAGCGACGAGGAAGCCGAAGACCCGCGCGCCGAGCTGGTGCGCCGCCTGCTGGAATACGAGCAGATGAAGCTGGCCGCGCAGCGCCTGGATACGGTGCCGCAGCTGGGCCGCGACTTCCTGCGCTCGCAGGTGTATATCGAACAGAGCCTGGCGCCGCGCTTTCCCGACGTCGAAACCGTCGACCTGCAGGCGGCCTGGGCCGACGTGCTCAAGCGCGCCAAGCTCAACCAGCACCACAAGATCTCGCGCGAGGAGCTGTCGGTGCGCGAGCACATGAGCCAGATCCTGCGCCGGCTGCAGCATGCGCGCTTCATGGAGTTCTCGGAGCTGTTCGAGGACGCGGTGCGCTCCGGCAAGGGCGTGCCGGTGGTGGTGGTGAACTTCATCGCCATGCTCGAGCTGTCGCGCGAAGCGCTGGTGGAGATCACCCAGGCCGAGCCGTTCGCGCCGATTTATGTGCGATTGGCGTACAGCCCCAGCTGA
- the panC gene encoding pantoate--beta-alanine ligase: MKVISSIQELRDQLRGQNRAAFVPTMGNLHEGHLSLMRLARQHGDPVVASIFVNRLQFGPNEDFDKYPRTLQDDIEKLQSEGVYVLFAPSERDMYPVPQEYRVEPPHDLGDILEGEFRPGFFKGVCTVVMKLFSCAQPRVAVFGKKDYQQLMIVRQMVQQFALPIDIIPAETVRAEDGLALSSRNRYLSPDERAEAPVLYRTLHDVRDTVLGGDRASADLLAVEASARASLEQRGWKPDYVSIRKRVNLQAPTREEFLAGEPLVILTAARLGATRLIDNLEI, from the coding sequence ATGAAAGTCATTTCCTCCATCCAAGAGCTGCGGGACCAGTTGCGCGGCCAGAACCGCGCGGCCTTCGTCCCCACCATGGGCAACCTGCACGAAGGCCACCTGTCGCTGATGCGCCTGGCGCGCCAGCACGGCGACCCGGTGGTGGCATCCATCTTCGTCAACCGCCTGCAGTTCGGCCCGAACGAGGATTTCGACAAGTACCCGCGCACGCTGCAGGACGACATCGAAAAACTGCAGAGCGAAGGCGTCTACGTGCTGTTCGCGCCCTCCGAGCGCGACATGTACCCGGTGCCGCAGGAATACCGCGTCGAGCCGCCGCACGACCTGGGCGACATCCTCGAAGGCGAGTTCCGCCCCGGCTTCTTCAAGGGCGTGTGCACGGTGGTGATGAAGCTGTTCTCGTGCGCGCAGCCGCGCGTGGCGGTGTTCGGCAAGAAGGACTACCAGCAGCTGATGATCGTGCGCCAGATGGTGCAGCAGTTCGCGCTGCCGATCGACATCATTCCCGCCGAGACCGTGCGCGCCGAAGACGGCCTGGCGCTGTCGTCGCGCAACCGCTACCTGAGCCCGGACGAGCGCGCCGAGGCGCCGGTGCTGTACCGCACCCTGCACGACGTGCGCGACACCGTGCTCGGCGGCGACCGCGCCTCGGCCGACCTGCTGGCGGTGGAGGCCAGCGCCCGCGCGTCGCTGGAACAGCGCGGCTGGAAGCCGGACTATGTGTCGATCCGCAAGCGCGTCAACCTGCAGGCACCGACGCGCGAGGAATTCCTCGCCGGCGAGCCGCTGGTAATCCTGACCGCGGCCCGGCTGGGCGCGACCCGGCTGATCGACAACCTGGAAATCTGA
- a CDS encoding PepSY-associated TM helix domain-containing protein, which produces MVTGRLRVVLVKLHRYIGLSLGLLFVLMGLTGMTIAWRDELDAWLNPDLLVASAPMTAPVTPDTLQAVTERLAAPPYGKPNLLMLPTHADGVFIAWYPVKGPGGVVAGRSRQVMVDPVTLAVKGERVWGEPGLSRQLLLPTLFHLHRYLLSGDTGKTITGVAGMLLLLTTLVGVAAWWPKMKLRSVVQAFRITHGGSWSRFNYSLHRAGGILAAPVLAVIAFSGWYLNLPKWVTPIVAGVMTVTPPAKHVSAPAPAGARPLEAGEIMAAAQAQFPQAQVTRIGFPRKPGDAFEIRLCQPGEVRQHTGATRLWLDAWTGAPLGVRDPHQAPAGDTLLNWQFPLHTGEAFGLPGRIFITLFGLAPLAFAVTGTLIWWKRRRGHQRHVVKSAQRAGMHRA; this is translated from the coding sequence ATGGTTACCGGCCGCCTGCGCGTCGTCCTCGTCAAGCTGCATCGTTATATCGGCCTGAGTCTCGGCCTGCTGTTCGTCCTGATGGGGCTGACCGGCATGACCATCGCCTGGCGCGATGAACTCGACGCCTGGCTCAATCCCGACCTGCTGGTGGCGTCCGCGCCGATGACCGCGCCGGTGACTCCGGACACGCTCCAGGCCGTGACCGAGCGGCTTGCGGCGCCGCCCTACGGCAAGCCCAACCTGCTGATGCTGCCGACCCATGCCGACGGGGTCTTTATCGCCTGGTATCCGGTCAAGGGACCCGGCGGCGTGGTGGCGGGGCGCTCGCGCCAGGTGATGGTCGACCCGGTCACGCTGGCGGTGAAGGGCGAACGCGTCTGGGGCGAGCCGGGGCTGTCGCGCCAGCTGCTGCTGCCCACGCTGTTCCACCTGCACCGCTACCTGCTGTCGGGCGATACCGGCAAGACCATCACCGGCGTCGCCGGCATGCTGCTGTTGCTGACCACGCTGGTGGGGGTGGCGGCATGGTGGCCCAAGATGAAGCTGCGCTCGGTGGTGCAGGCGTTCCGCATTACGCATGGCGGCTCATGGTCGCGCTTCAACTATTCGCTGCACCGCGCCGGCGGCATCCTGGCCGCGCCGGTGCTGGCCGTGATCGCGTTTTCCGGCTGGTACCTGAACCTGCCCAAGTGGGTCACGCCGATCGTGGCGGGCGTGATGACGGTGACGCCACCAGCCAAGCACGTCTCGGCGCCGGCGCCGGCGGGGGCGCGGCCGCTGGAGGCGGGCGAGATCATGGCCGCGGCGCAGGCGCAGTTCCCGCAGGCGCAGGTCACCCGCATCGGCTTCCCGCGCAAGCCCGGCGACGCCTTCGAGATCCGGCTGTGCCAGCCCGGCGAGGTGCGCCAGCACACCGGCGCCACGCGGCTCTGGCTCGATGCCTGGACCGGCGCGCCCCTGGGCGTGCGCGACCCGCACCAGGCGCCCGCCGGCGACACGCTGCTGAACTGGCAGTTTCCGCTGCATACCGGCGAGGCCTTCGGCCTGCCGGGGCGGATCTTCATCACGCTGTTCGGGCTGGCGCCGCTGGCATTTGCCGTGACCGGCACGCTGATCTGGTGGAAGCGGCGGCGCGGCCACCAGCGCCATGTGGTGAAGAGCGCGCAGCGCGCCGGCATGCACCGGGCATAA
- a CDS encoding cobyric acid synthase, whose translation MQPDSPQFLPPGALRGTLMVQGTTSDAGKSTIVAGLCRVLARAGTRVVPFKPQNMALNSAVTADGGEIGRAQALQAQAARLAPHTDMNPVLLKPSSDTGAQVIIHGRARLDLDARAYHAYKPQAMQAVLASHARLAQAHEVVLVEGAGSPAEVNLRERDIANMGFAEQVECPVVLVADIDRGGVFAHLVGTLDCLSESERARVTGFIINRFRGDIGLLEPGLDWLVARTGKPVFGVLPYLHGLHLDAEDAIIGAQADVGQAARRLRVIVPVLPRIANHTDFDALRAHPQVDLQFVGPGRPIPPADLVVLPGSKNVRGDLDFLRAQGWDAALARHLRYGGKLVGICGGMQMLGRQVHDPDGREGPAGSSAGLGWLDFETTLAADKQLRQVRGRLALDPADAPVRGYEIHLGVTTGKGLEQPALWLDRGDGTLRPDGARSADGQVLATYVHGLFDDPAGCQALLRWAGLEHAQAVDLDALREASIERLADTLAAHLDLAALLAPLRR comes from the coding sequence ATGCAACCCGACTCTCCGCAATTCCTGCCGCCGGGTGCCCTGCGCGGCACGTTGATGGTCCAGGGCACCACCTCCGATGCCGGCAAGAGCACCATTGTCGCCGGCCTGTGCCGGGTGCTGGCGCGCGCCGGCACGCGCGTGGTGCCGTTCAAGCCGCAGAACATGGCGCTCAACAGCGCCGTCACCGCCGACGGCGGCGAGATCGGCCGGGCCCAGGCGCTGCAGGCGCAGGCCGCGCGGCTGGCGCCGCATACCGACATGAACCCGGTGCTGCTCAAGCCCAGCAGCGACACCGGCGCCCAGGTCATCATCCACGGCCGCGCGCGGCTGGACCTGGACGCGCGTGCCTACCACGCCTACAAGCCGCAGGCGATGCAGGCGGTGCTGGCCTCGCACGCGCGCCTGGCGCAGGCCCATGAGGTGGTGCTGGTCGAGGGCGCCGGCAGCCCGGCCGAGGTCAACCTGCGCGAGCGCGACATCGCCAACATGGGGTTTGCCGAGCAGGTCGAATGCCCGGTGGTGCTGGTCGCGGACATCGACCGCGGCGGCGTGTTCGCGCACCTGGTGGGCACGCTCGACTGCCTGTCCGAGAGCGAGCGCGCGCGCGTGACCGGCTTCATCATCAACCGTTTCCGCGGCGATATCGGGCTGCTGGAGCCGGGACTGGACTGGCTGGTGGCGCGCACCGGCAAGCCGGTGTTCGGCGTGCTGCCGTACCTGCACGGCCTGCACCTCGATGCCGAGGACGCCATCATCGGCGCGCAGGCCGATGTTGGCCAGGCCGCGCGGCGCCTGCGCGTGATCGTGCCGGTGCTGCCGCGCATCGCCAACCATACCGATTTCGACGCACTGCGCGCGCATCCGCAGGTGGACCTGCAGTTTGTCGGCCCCGGCCGGCCCATCCCGCCCGCCGACCTGGTGGTGCTGCCAGGCAGCAAGAACGTGCGCGGCGACCTCGACTTCCTGCGCGCCCAGGGCTGGGACGCGGCGCTGGCGCGGCACCTGCGCTACGGCGGCAAGCTGGTCGGCATCTGCGGCGGCATGCAGATGCTGGGGCGGCAGGTGCACGACCCCGATGGCCGCGAAGGCCCCGCCGGCAGCAGCGCGGGGCTGGGCTGGCTCGATTTTGAAACCACGCTGGCCGCCGACAAGCAGTTGCGCCAGGTGCGCGGCCGGCTTGCGCTGGACCCGGCCGACGCGCCGGTGCGCGGCTACGAGATCCACCTCGGCGTCACCACCGGCAAGGGGCTGGAGCAGCCGGCGCTGTGGCTTGACCGCGGCGACGGCACCCTGCGGCCGGACGGGGCGCGCTCGGCCGATGGCCAGGTGCTGGCCACCTATGTGCACGGCCTGTTCGACGATCCCGCCGGCTGCCAGGCGCTGCTGCGCTGGGCCGGGCTGGAACACGCCCAGGCGGTCGATCTCGACGCGCTGCGTGAAGCGTCGATTGAGCGCCTGGCCGACACCCTGGCCGCGCACCTGGACCTGGCGGCACTGCTGGCGCCGTTGCGGCGCTGA